CCTTTTCTTCAACGGATTTAGGATATGTAACAGTATTTTGGCCAAAAGCGTTTGCTAATGAAAAATTGAGCAGAAGTATAGACACGAATTTCGCAGACATTATTAAAAGGACTTTGTTAATATAAAAATAAGCAAAATAGATTAGCCATTTACATGGCCCTTAATTTTGTATTAAGATTTATTAATATGAGTAAAAGCTTAAAAAGCTTAACATTAGTCTCCATCATTTTAATTATTCTCTTTGCAAAAGAGAATCTACATGCTCAACCCCCCTTATTTAAGACGCCTGCATATGTTCATTATTTTGCTGAAATAGCTGTTCAACAAATGGTGGAACATAAAATTCCCGCCAGTGTCACGTTGGCTCAAGCCATTTGCGAGAGTAATTGCGGTACAAGTGTCCTCGCAAAAAGAGGAAATAATCATTTCGGAATAAAATGTCATGTTGGATGGCAGGGCGATACCATTTTAAAAACGGATGATGAGATAAATGAATGTTTCCGTAGTTATGCTTCAGCTAGAGAATCTTACAATGATCATAGTTTGTTTTTGAAAAATCGACCGCGTTATTCTTTTCTATTTAACATTGCTATAAATGATTATAAAGCTTGGTGTAACGGCTTAAAGCAAGCCGGCTATGCCACTTTTAACGGATACGCAGAGGAATTAATCCGATTAATTGAAGAGAACAAACTTTTTGAGATTGACGGGTACGAGTATTTGCCTTTCAAAGCATTTAAATTTGAACAAAGAAAAATTGAAGTTAAACAATTAGAGAATACATTAACTAAAGAGATAAAGACCGAAAACTTGGAATGGTTTCTTCAAAAACCTATGCCCATTAGACCTATAGAAAACAGATTGTTAAGCCGTGAAAAAAGAAACGATAAACCGGTTAAAATAAAAATAGGGGTTCCGAATGAACTAGATATTGTTGAATTAATGGATGGACCCCATAATGTGCAATAATTTATCTACCTGACTTTGCCACAATCTTTTTGCAGACTCTCTTTCTGAAACGCTATCACCGAAATCTGTAATGATTAATGAAATATCATTCGTTAAATCGTCGCGTTGAATACGAAATTCAAAATAACTACCGTCCGTTTTTTCAACCCATTGAAAACGTACAATGTGATTTTCAACTGTTTTTAATAAGCGGGCTTGTTGTAATTGGCCGTCCCAGATAAAGGTGTAAATTCCATTACGGATATTTACATCATCACAAAACCATTCGCTTAATCCGCTAGGTGTTGAAAGAAATTCGTACAACATTTCCGGAGAAGAGCGAACTACAAATTCTTGTTCAAACTTTCCGGCAGGTTCTTTTTCCACTTTAACGGCATATGAATCGCTTTGTTTTATTGGATTAGTAATAGAACTGGAAATGGAAGCAATTTTTGAAGCAGATAATGGTTTGATTTCAGTTTTAGGTATGGTGTTTGAAATTGCTAAAACCTCATTAGATTGAATTTTTTCTTCTTGTTTTTTAGTTTCCTTTATCGGTTCAATATCAAAATGATCATCCGAATCTTTTGATTTTATGATTTTTTTGGGCGCTTCTTTAACTATTTTTTTAGGTTCGGCAACTTTTACAGCGGTTGGAATACTCTTAGTTGAAGTAACATTCTTTATCTTTTCAACTTTTTTAGGTGCAATTACTTTTGCAGGCTTTTTATCCTTAGCAATTGCAACCGGTTTTTTTGGGCTTGCTTTTTTGGCAACAACCTTTTTTACTTTTATTGCTTTTTTGGGTGAAGGCTTTTTCTTAGCTGAAGGCTTAGCTTTAGCAGCAATTTTTTTTGCAGGCGCTTTTTTTGCCGGTTTTGCAGTTTTCTTGCTTGCCTTTGTCTTTACCGCCTTTTTTGTATTGCTCTTTTTTGCAGACGAAGCTTTGCTTTTTTTCGACATAATCCCAAATTTTTATGAAAAATATAAATTTTCAGTTACAAAACAAATTATATTATCAACGAAAAAAAGAAGTTAATTCTATATTATTGATTTTCAACTATTTAAATAGTTTTATTTTAAGTTAGACTTTTAATAAATAAAGTATAAAGAGGATACAGATGAGATTTCGTAATAATCAAGGCCCGGGCCCATTTAATGCTAGTTTTTCTACTGCTTTTTTTTATTGTGAGTGCTAAAAACTTAGATTTAGATGGAATTTGAATCTTTTAATATTGTTATATTTGCAACCCTTAAGAAAAAAACCACAAAATGGCGGGGTAGCTCAGGTGGTTAGAGCGCAGGATTCATAACCCTGAGGTCGGGGGTTCAACTCCCCCCTCCGCTACTAAATAAAAACGATAGGTTATTTTACTTTCGCGAACCTAAAATTTGTATTAAGAAAATCTAATATCCGAAATTCGGAGTCATTAGAATAAATGGAAATAAAAAAACTAAACGCTGCCGAAAAATTAATCAATTGGTTTCACCAAAAAACCAATGAAAAGCAGTTTCTTATTTTTGCAAGTATACTTGTTGGAATTAGTTCAGGTTTAGCGGCTGTTGTTTTAAAACTTTTCGTTCATTTTATCCGAAAGTATTTTATTGAAGAAAATATTTTCAAATTTTCATTTAATTACCTGCATTTAATTCTCCCGTTTGTAGGTATTGGTTTAACCTTACTTATTTTAAAATATTTATTTAAATGGCCCTTGCAAAGAGGAAATACTCCTATAGTATATGCCATTGCTAAAAAAAGCAGCTTTTTGCCATTTCATCAAATGTATACCCATATTGTAACTAGTGGACTAACGGTTGGCTTTGGTGGGTCGGCCGGATTAGAGTCGCCGATAGTTAGCACGGGGTCTGCCATAGGATCTAACTTTGCCAGAACTTATAAATTAACATATAAGGAGAGGACACTTTTACTTGCAGCAGGTGCAGCGGGTGGAATTGCCGGAGCATTTAACGCTCCTATTGCAGGTTTACTATTTGCGCTAGAAGTTTTATTGGTAGATGTTAGCATTAGTGCGTTCATTCCACTCTTAATTGCTTCGGCTTCCGGTGCTTTAATTTCCAAAATTATTTTAAATGAAAGCAGCAACTTGCTATTTTTTAAACTTCAACAGCCCTTTGACTATCACAATTTGCATTTATACATTGTATTGGGATTATTAGCCGGTGTTGTTTCTTTATATTACGTGAATGTTTTTGATAAAGTTGAAACTCAATTTGCTAAAATAAAATCCGGTGTTGCCCGTTGGTTCATAGGAGGTTGTTGCCTTGCACTCTTATATGCACTCTTTCCTACTTTATTTGGTGAAGGTTACGAAAGTATAAAATCTTTGGCTGAACTGAACACCGCAGAATTAATCAAAAATAGTTTATTGCAAAATTATGTTTCTAATAACTGGCAAGTATTATTATTTATTACCCTAACCCTTTTGCTAAAAGTTTTTGCAACCGGAATTACTTTGGGTATTGGAGGCAACGGAGGTAATTTTGCTCCCTCCCTTTTTCTTGGCGCTTATTTAGGATTTATATTTTCTTTCTTTCTTAAACTAATTGGTATTGAAAATATTCCGGTAAGTAATTTTACAATTGTAGCCATGGCCGGAATTTTAACCGGAATTTTTCATGCACCGCTTACAGGAATATTTTTAATTGCTGAAATTGCCGGCGGTTATGAACTTATTATTCCGTTAATGATTGTTTCAGCTATCAGCTATGCCATTGTAAAATACTTTCATCCGGAATCGTTGGATATTCGCAGATTAAAAGCAAAAGGCACTGTGGTTTCAGAAAATAAAGACACCAGTATATTGGGTAAAATTGAAATTAACAGCATGATTGAAAAAGACTTTTCTCCAGTACATTTTAAATCCAATTTACGTGATGTGGTGGAAATCATTAAGCACTCCAAACGAAATACATTTCCAGTGGTAAAAAAGAATAATAAACTCTTAGGCATTATTTATCTGGATCATATTCGGGAAGAAATGTTTAATGCAGAATTATATGACAAATTATCGGCCCGCGAATTAATGCGTAAACCCGGTGAAGTAATAGAAGTGAATGAAGATATTTTCTCTATTATGAAAAAATTTGAAGAGTCGGGACATTGGAATTTACCGGTTGTAAAAGACGGAATCTATCTTGGATTTCTTTCAAAATCAAGTATCCTGAATAAATACCGACACGAATTACTGGAATCCGTATAACTTCAAATTAAATTCTAATAATAAACAGATCTTCTTACCTCGCTGATGTGTTTACTGAAACGGATTACCTGACGAGTATAACCATATTCATTATCATACCAAACATAAAGCACAATCGATTTTCCATCCGGAGCTATAATTGTATTTTGACTATCGAAAACACTCGCACAAGGATTTCCGATTACATCCGTACTTACTAATTCATTACTAAAGGCAAATTGTATTTGTTCAACCAAACTTCCTTCCAACGCATAACGTTTCATGATTTCATTCACTTCATCCTTGGTCACTTTTTTATTGATATTTAAGTTTAAGATAGCCAAACTTACATTAGGCGTTGGAACACGTACAGAATTGGCAGTAAATTTCCCACTTAAATGAGGTAATACTTTTTTTAGCGCACTTTCAGCGCCGGTTTCGGTGATTACCATATTCAAAGCGGCTGATCGCCCACGACGATATTTTTTATGATAATTATCCAATAAATTCTGGTCGTTTGTATATGAATGCACCGTTTCAATATGTCCTTTCTCTATACCCAATTCTTTATCAATTACAAAAAGTACCGGCATAATTGCATTAGTAGTACAACTTGCCGCTGAAAAAATATTTTCTTTTTTCAAATCAACTGTATCCTGGTTGATACCATGTACCACATTAGGTACATCCCCTTTAGCCGGAGCAGTTAATAAAACTTTTGCTGTTCCCTTGGCTTTCAAGTGACGGCTCAAAGCCTCTCGATCTCTAAAAACACCGGTATTATCAATCACTAAAGCATCTTTAATGCCATATTTCGTATAATCCACATCTTCCGGATTGTTGGCATGAATCATATGCACGGTATGTCCGTTAATGATTAAAGCTTTATTATCTACATCTTCGATTACTGTCCCCGGAAAAGGTCCGTGAACTGAGTCTGTTCTTAATAAATCTGCTCTTTTAATTATCTCTTCACTACTGTTACCCCTGGTTACTATGGCTCGTAAACGCAATTGTTCACCTTTTCCGGCCATTTGTACTAATTCACGGGCAGCTAATCTTCCAATTCTTCCAAAACCGTATAACACCACATCTTTGGGCACTAAAGTTTTGGCAGTACCTATTAATCCTTTTAATTTATTATTAATAAAATCTCCTTGTGTTTTGAAATTGTCTTTTTCCTGATGCCATTCAAAAGCCAGTTTTCCTATATCAATTCGGCTTGGACCTACTCCTGAATTTAATATTTCATTAGCCAATGCCACTGTATCAAAAACCGTTATTGGTTTTTTTACAATTTTCTTAGCATACAAATGCAGGTTCATAATTTCACTAGCACTTCTGTCCACCAATTGATTTCTGAATAATATTAATTCAATTGATTTTTCAAACCAAAGCTTACCAACTGCACTAATTAAATCAATGGCGGCCTTTTCATGATTAACCCATTCATTCAACTGAGTTTGATAATCGGAATGTACTTTTTCTAGAGATACCATAAAGGGAAAAATTTAATATTTGCGCAAAGGTAGTAAAAGGGTAAAAACAGCAAATTGAATGTTGAAAAACTATCCGATATTTGTTTAAAATAAGTGATGTTTAATCCTTCACTTCTTCAAAATCCACATATTCACCCTCTTGTTGGGTACTTTTTCGAAAAGCATGCTGCTTATTTGCCTGATTATGGCTAGTTTGAGTAACTGTAGCTTTATTTGAGTTAGAACTTTGATTAGAATTACGCGGACTTTTGAATATTTCAATTAGTTTGTAAATCACCCAAACTGCAATTATGGTCCATATCACATCTCTCATTTGCACACAAATTTAATCAAAAAACAACATTCCATTTTGATTTTTCATTGCACTTCTTATCTTTATGCCAATAAATGTGAATTCCGCATTAAAAATTTATTCTCGTTGAATAAACTTGGATTCCGTTAAAACTTTATATGAGAAAAATTAGCTTATTGTTCCTTTTTGTTTTTGCCTCTTGGTATTGTCACGCACAAAAACTTTCCGTAGAAGACGAGCACTCCTTTCACAAATACTTTAAAATAGATGAATTACCGCGCTTGTTGGTTAATGAGTTGAACAGATTCAGAATAAGCAAAGGTTTGGATACCGTTGAGGTAAATGAGATGATGGATTACGCAGCCGAAATGAGTGCCTATAAAATGGGGAATTCAGGGAAAGATAAAGTTGATTCTAAAAACACACAAAAATTTCTAAAAAAAGCCGGAGCTACCAAAAGAGGAGAAGAAATTGCAATGAAAGCCAATGTATTTAAAGGAAGAGACGATTACCCAACAGCCGATATTGCTAAAGTTATTTATACCAAATGGGAAAATAATAAAAAGAATTTGGAAGTGCTGCTTAATCCAAAGTACACCTTAGTTGGAATAAAGGCGCAATTTGATCATGATGAGAAAAAAGTATTTGTAAGTGCTATTTTTGGCGGATATGATATTTTAAATAACGGCGTAACGCATAAAAAAGAACTAGCCGTTAAATACAATACAAAATCTAAAAAATTGAAACTACCCGAAGCCAGAAAGTGTAAAAATTGTGATCGCTGGAGAAACTATGATATATTACAGCAAGGCGCTTATGTGAATAATGGAAAAGTGTATTTAAAATACCACAATTCTAAAGAATTAAGAAGATTAATTAAAAAATCTACCGATGGTATTGCCTTTGATATTGTGCAACGTGAACAGTATATGAAACCGGATTATAATATAGTTGACAATAATTTATTGAACAAAGGAGTAATGGGTAAAGTAATTTACCGCGACCAATTATTTAAAAAGAACTTACTCATTAACCCAAAAGATAAAAAAAGTAAAAAGATTAAGGCCATAGAAGTTGAGTTGGGAAAATTCAATAAGAAAATAAAAGAGCCATACGAAATCAATTTACTTATTGTGCAAGATAAACGAGTATGCAGAACGCTAACCAGAGGATTTACTGAAAACGGCAAAATTGAAAGTAACACACCCATTGGGTTATTGCCGGTGAATGGAACTTCGGGATTAAAACCTCCTTTTCTTCCCAAATCAGAAAGTTCTATCATTAATTTCCTGATTCCTTTTGAAAAAAATAAATTCGAATTTAAAGATACCGATATACAACCCTTTATTAACGCATTAAATGAACCTGATTTTATTATTGATGGGTTGTACATTTATGCCTATTCATCTATAGAAGGTGATTCAGTTGCAAATGCAAAATTGCAAAGAAAAAGAGCAGAAAGTGTTCTAAACGTGTTACAAGCCAAACAACAAAATAAAATTCAACCCAGTATTGAAACAAGAGACAGTTGGGGATTATTTTTATTAGAAAACGAAGACGGAGAGTATAAATACTTAGTTGAAATGGGTAAAAAACAAGCCATAGCAAAAATAAATTCCGATAAAAAATTACAGGATAAATTAGAACCCATTTTAGCTAAAGAACGATTTGCGCAAATCATTATGGATGTTACCTATGATGTTAAAGGTGACAAAGAAATTAAATTCAGTAAAGTAAGTTTCGACAGAGCACTAAAAGCCGGCAATTATCCCCAAACTTATAAAATTTTGGAATACATTGGCAAATGTGTAAAGGATAAAAAATATCCGGCCACCTTGTATGATAGTTTAGTAATAGAAGATAAAGCGATAAATGCGGCATTATTAAATAATAAAGTTTATTACAAATATTTAAGTAATAATGATGTTGATGAAGAGGATGAGGCCACTTTTAATAAACTACTTACTTACGAACCGGCAAATCCGGTATTTCAATACAATAAAATATTCTGTCAGATTAAACTCGATAGTAATGCCGGTAAACCTGAGCATCAAACTAAAATACAACAAACTATTGATGGATTTTATGGCAAATTAGATTCAAATTTGGTTAACGGATTAAATATAGAGTGGCAATTTAAAATAATGGAGAGTGTTGATACTTCAGATAATGCTGACCAGATAATTGAGAATTGTATCACTCGTATTAAATCTTTTTACAATATTAAAGACGCGAGTTGGCAAAATGCATTGAAACTCTCTTATGTTTTTTCTCGCGCAAAAGATTTTAAATATGCCGCAACGGTTTTAGAACCTTATATTGACAAACCCGATGTACAAGAAAATTTAGTGTTTATGTATATCGCCAGTGCCAGCCGTATGCCCGAAAAATATTATTCAAGAACATTTGCTCGGGCACTGGAAATTGCTAAAAACCTCAACAAAGAAAGATATTGCAAATTATTCGGAGAACCGTTTATGACT
This sequence is a window from Sphingobacteriaceae bacterium. Protein-coding genes within it:
- a CDS encoding glucosaminidase domain-containing protein, with the translated sequence MSKSLKSLTLVSIILIILFAKENLHAQPPLFKTPAYVHYFAEIAVQQMVEHKIPASVTLAQAICESNCGTSVLAKRGNNHFGIKCHVGWQGDTILKTDDEINECFRSYASARESYNDHSLFLKNRPRYSFLFNIAINDYKAWCNGLKQAGYATFNGYAEELIRLIEENKLFEIDGYEYLPFKAFKFEQRKIEVKQLENTLTKEIKTENLEWFLQKPMPIRPIENRLLSREKRNDKPVKIKIGVPNELDIVELMDGPHNVQ
- a CDS encoding glyceraldehyde-3-phosphate dehydrogenase encodes the protein MVSLEKVHSDYQTQLNEWVNHEKAAIDLISAVGKLWFEKSIELILFRNQLVDRSASEIMNLHLYAKKIVKKPITVFDTVALANEILNSGVGPSRIDIGKLAFEWHQEKDNFKTQGDFINNKLKGLIGTAKTLVPKDVVLYGFGRIGRLAARELVQMAGKGEQLRLRAIVTRGNSSEEIIKRADLLRTDSVHGPFPGTVIEDVDNKALIINGHTVHMIHANNPEDVDYTKYGIKDALVIDNTGVFRDREALSRHLKAKGTAKVLLTAPAKGDVPNVVHGINQDTVDLKKENIFSAASCTTNAIMPVLFVIDKELGIEKGHIETVHSYTNDQNLLDNYHKKYRRGRSAALNMVITETGAESALKKVLPHLSGKFTANSVRVPTPNVSLAILNLNINKKVTKDEVNEIMKRYALEGSLVEQIQFAFSNELVSTDVIGNPCASVFDSQNTIIAPDGKSIVLYVWYDNEYGYTRQVIRFSKHISEVRRSVYY
- a CDS encoding chloride channel protein — protein: MEIKKLNAAEKLINWFHQKTNEKQFLIFASILVGISSGLAAVVLKLFVHFIRKYFIEENIFKFSFNYLHLILPFVGIGLTLLILKYLFKWPLQRGNTPIVYAIAKKSSFLPFHQMYTHIVTSGLTVGFGGSAGLESPIVSTGSAIGSNFARTYKLTYKERTLLLAAGAAGGIAGAFNAPIAGLLFALEVLLVDVSISAFIPLLIASASGALISKIILNESSNLLFFKLQQPFDYHNLHLYIVLGLLAGVVSLYYVNVFDKVETQFAKIKSGVARWFIGGCCLALLYALFPTLFGEGYESIKSLAELNTAELIKNSLLQNYVSNNWQVLLFITLTLLLKVFATGITLGIGGNGGNFAPSLFLGAYLGFIFSFFLKLIGIENIPVSNFTIVAMAGILTGIFHAPLTGIFLIAEIAGGYELIIPLMIVSAISYAIVKYFHPESLDIRRLKAKGTVVSENKDTSILGKIEINSMIEKDFSPVHFKSNLRDVVEIIKHSKRNTFPVVKKNNKLLGIIYLDHIREEMFNAELYDKLSARELMRKPGEVIEVNEDIFSIMKKFEESGHWNLPVVKDGIYLGFLSKSSILNKYRHELLESV
- a CDS encoding SRPBCC domain-containing protein gives rise to the protein MLYEFLSTPSGLSEWFCDDVNIRNGIYTFIWDGQLQQARLLKTVENHIVRFQWVEKTDGSYFEFRIQRDDLTNDISLIITDFGDSVSERESAKRLWQSQVDKLLHIMGSIH